The genomic window GACGTTGATCTTCGCTCAGCGACATTCTTGCCTCTTCCCAGATATTCGAGCGCTACAACGTGCCTGGTCCGGCAGCTTCGTGACCATGTTCCGCAAGGCGCTCAGCAGCTCGCCAGACCGTTATATGGCGGAGCGTCATTCGAGGCGGTTTCGAGGATGTGAAGCCTGAAGACGACAGCGGGGGATTTGCAGACCAGCCCCCGTCGATTGCGACAACGCCAGAACCAGCAAGAGTTCGCGCGATAGTAAGCGAATTTGGCTACTCAAGTATTGTTCAATCCCGCCGATCGCCTGTCTTTGTACGCCACAGTACGACAAGAAAAACAACTTGTTGCCGAGGATCGATTTCCGGTTCTCTTAATCATCCCCGAGCCAGGGACGGCCTGACGCGGTCCCGCAAAGAACGGGGACGACGTGGCCGCTTCTTCCGAGAAACCTGAGGCAATACTTCGTGGGGCCCGCATGCTGCGGACCGCACTCGGCCCCGCCATTGCCGGTTTCCTTGGAGACGTCAGCGTCGTCGAGGTAATGCTCAACCCCGACGGCCGTCTCTGGATTGACCGGCTGTCCGAGGGATTGTCGGACAGCGGCGAGCGGCTGTCGGTGGCCGACGGCGAGCGCATCGTCCGCCTGGTCGCCCACCATGTCGGCGCCGAGGTCCATGCCGGTAATCCGCGCGTCTCAGCCGAGCTACCGGAAACGGGAGAGCGGTTCGAGGGCCTTCTGCCGCCCGTGGTAGCCGCGCCGGCCTTCGCCATCCGTAAGCCCGCCGTCGCCGTTTTCACCCTCGACGACTATGTCGCCGCTGGCATCATGGTCGCCGCCCAGGCCGACGCGCTGCGCACCGCCGTTGCGGAACGCCGCAACATCCTCGTCGCTGGCGGCACCTCGACCGGCAAGACCACGCTCACCAATGCGCTTCTCGCCGAGGTGTCCAAGACCTCGGACCGCGTCGTGCTGATCGAGGATACGCGTGAGCTGCAATGCGCCGCGCCCAACCTCGTCGCCATGCGCACCAAGGACGGCGTCGCGACCTTGTCCGACCTCGTCCGTTCGTCGCTGCGCCTGCGTCCGGATCGCATCCCGATCGGCGAGGTGCGCGGCAGCGAGGCGCTCGACCTTCTCAAGGCCTGGGGAACCGGCCATCCCGGCGGCCTCGGCACCATTCACGCCGGCACGGCCATCGGCGCGCTGCGCCGTCTCGAACAGCTCATCCAGGAAGCCGTCGTTACCGTGCCCCGCGCGCTGATCGCCGAGACCATCGACCTCGTCGCGGTACTGTCCGGCCGCGGCGCGGTGCGCCGCCTGGGTGAACTCGCGCGCATCGATGGGCTCGGCCCCGACGGCGATTACCGCGTCACCCCGATCCAGCACACCGACCATGGAGAACCCTCATGATCCGACACACTTTGCGCATCCGCCGCCATATCGCCACGGCGGCCTCCGCCACCTTCATCATCGTAGCGCTCGCGCCGGCCGCCCACGCCTCCGGATCTTCCATGCCTTGGGAAGCGCCGCTGCAAAGCATCCTCGAAAGCATCGAAGGCCCCGTCGCCAAAATCATCGCGGTGATCATCATCATTGTCACCGGCCTGACGCTCGCCTTCGGCGACACCTCGGGCGGCTTCCGGCGGCTGATCCAGATCGTCTTCGGTCTGTCGATCGCGTTTGCGGCATCGAGCTTCTTCCTGTCCTTCTTCTCGTTCGGCGGCGGGGCGCTGGTCTGATGGTCGGGGGCTCGGACCATGGCGGCGAAGTGCCGGGTTTCTCCGTTCCCGTGCATCAGGCGCTGACCGAACACATCCTGCTCGGCGGCGCGCCGCGCTCGATCGCCATCCTCAACGGCACGCTTGCGGCAGCGCTCGGCCTTGGCTTGCGCCTTTGGCTGGTCGGGATTGCGCTGTGGGCCATGGGCCATTTCGCCGCCGTCTGGGCCGCCAAGCGCGATCCGCAGTTCATTGACGTCGGACGCCGGCATATGCGCATCCCCGCCTATCTCGCGGTGTGAGGACCTCGCCATGATGAACCTCGCCGAATATCGCAATCGCAACACCCGACTCGCCGATTTCCTCCCGTGGGTCGCGCTCGTCGGTGATGGCGTGGTGTTGAACAAGGACGGCAGCTTCCAGCGCACCGCACGGTTTCGCGGTCCCGATCTCGACAGCGCCGTGCCCGCCGAGGTAGTCGCGGTCGCGGGTCGACTCAACAACGCCTTCCGCCGCCTCGGCTCAGGCTGGGCGATCTTCGTCGAGGCGCAGCGCCATGAGGCGGCGATCTATCCTGACAGCCGCTTTCCCGATCCGGCGTCGGCATTGGTCGATGCCGAGCGCAAAGCCGGTTTCGAGGAGGCCGGAGCGCATTTCGAGTCCAGTTATTTCCTGACCTTCCTCTATCTGCCGCCGGCCGAAGATGCCGCCCGCGCCGAAAGCTGGCTCTACGAGGGCCGCGAGCGTGGCGGCGCCGATGCCCATGAAGCGCTGCGCGGCTTTGCCGATCGCACCAATCGCATCCTGCAACTCGTCGACGCCTTCATGCCGGAATGCGCATGGCTCG from Martelella sp. NC20 includes these protein-coding regions:
- a CDS encoding TrbC/VirB2 family protein, coding for MIRHTLRIRRHIATAASATFIIVALAPAAHASGSSMPWEAPLQSILESIEGPVAKIIAVIIIIVTGLTLAFGDTSGGFRRLIQIVFGLSIAFAASSFFLSFFSFGGGALV
- a CDS encoding VirB3 family type IV secretion system protein; the protein is MVGGSDHGGEVPGFSVPVHQALTEHILLGGAPRSIAILNGTLAAALGLGLRLWLVGIALWAMGHFAAVWAAKRDPQFIDVGRRHMRIPAYLAV
- the trbB gene encoding P-type conjugative transfer ATPase TrbB, with product MAASSEKPEAILRGARMLRTALGPAIAGFLGDVSVVEVMLNPDGRLWIDRLSEGLSDSGERLSVADGERIVRLVAHHVGAEVHAGNPRVSAELPETGERFEGLLPPVVAAPAFAIRKPAVAVFTLDDYVAAGIMVAAQADALRTAVAERRNILVAGGTSTGKTTLTNALLAEVSKTSDRVVLIEDTRELQCAAPNLVAMRTKDGVATLSDLVRSSLRLRPDRIPIGEVRGSEALDLLKAWGTGHPGGLGTIHAGTAIGALRRLEQLIQEAVVTVPRALIAETIDLVAVLSGRGAVRRLGELARIDGLGPDGDYRVTPIQHTDHGEPS